Part of the Brassica oleracea var. oleracea cultivar TO1000 chromosome C8, BOL, whole genome shotgun sequence genome is shown below.
TAATTATTAACTACGTGTACAGATTGTCCATGCCGTGCTATCACAATTTCACAAGATAGTTCATTGGTCTCAATGTTCAATGATCTCTCTTATTCTCATTTTACAAGAGTCTCTTAATTATTCAAATTGCATAAGAAAACTACAGACTCCAAACTATATTTGGTAGAGAAAACAATAGATCGATAAAATCAAATTATAATCTACACATTGTCAAGTTCCGAAAAAAACCAAAAAAACTCGAACGTTTTATTATAACGAGATCAGATAAACTCGAACGTTTTATTATAGCTGTACAAGTTGGAAAATATATTAAAACAGAATTTACAAAAACATGTTATGATACTTTGTCAATTATAGAGTGAAAGTAGAATTTTTAGATTCGCTTGATAAAAAACAATAGAGAATTGTATCTCATTAATTAATTTCAGACTAAAAAATAAACAGATTAATATTTTACTAATTTTATTAATACGTTTAAAATTTACAACCGGTTATTAATTAACTTTAATGGGTCCGATGTTTGCTTTCTTTGTTTGTTTTTTTGTCGTTGTTTGTTGTTTCTGTAGGAGTGACAAAGTGATGGCATTTAATTTCTTTGAAGACTACATTTTTTGGCATTTAATTTCTTTGAAGACTACTTAATAAACTAAAATTATGCGTAGTTACTACGCCGGGGACAAAAGTGCTGTGAATTAAATCCGATTCATAGCACGAGAGACACCTGCCCAGTCAACCTATCTATTGACCCTTTCTTGTTTCCTCTTTTAAAGTATGTCATATATGTATCTTAACATGTTTTACGTATATCATCCGTGTATTTATCAAGACAATGTGAATAATATTTGTAAATTTCTTCCCGTTCTTTAGCTTTTACCATCTCCGTTCATACAATGTTATTTCGATGTAAAACGATACTCTTAATAAGAAATAGCTTGTGTCTGAAGCAAAATAACATGTTGATTTTAAGATACGATGTTATCATTTCACACCCATCGAAGTAAACAATTGTCATGTTTTGTTTATATGTTCATGCGAAACAAGTTGGACTAGTTTAATTTGATATAAATATATATTGTTTGAAACCTCAATAATAATACGTTAGTTCTAGACTTGTAGTATACTATAGCATATACGTGGAAAAGAAGAATATGTTTGTCGTAGTAGACGTCAACAAAAAGAAGAATATGTTTGTTGCGCTAACAACAAGATTCATCCATTTCAAAGCGAAAAAGAGAGATTGATGTGATCAAATATTATTGCGCTTTTAGAAACTACTATTGAAAGTTCAACGAGTTTTTAAGTAAAAGTCGAATCCTTGTAAAATTGTCTGTTCCAACGGGCAAGCAGCTGTTATAAACTCTTCACGCCGTTTGACCTCTTTTTGACCTTCTATTTTTGAAAAAAAAATGTTCTTAATTACTCCCTTCCTATCATGTAACTTTTATTTGATTCTATGTTTTCAAAAAAAAAAAAATCATTTGATTAGGCTCTCAGTAATATTATGTTAAGTATATCCACTTTTCTTTCTGCTTGTTAACAAAACAAAATTTTGATGAAAATTATTTCTTTGCTTATTAAATTAATATATCAATAAAATATTCAAGACATGAGCATGAGTCCATGACATGGTGCTAGAGTAGTCTTAACGGCGTCAGCTGCCGTTAACCTCAATCACCAAAATATATACAACAAGGGAATCTCTTTTTCTCTCACACCATTCTATCACTTCCATTTTTCAAAATCTCTTTCTCCCACACACACACTCTCTCTCTCTCTAGCTTGAAGAACAAGCTTGGTATAGTTGTTTCAACGGGCTATTTTATCGATCTCTTTCACAAATAAAGAAGAAGGAAGAAGATATCTTTGAGTTGGTATCTCAAGAAAATGGGGAAGAAAGAGCAGAAGGATCATTCAACAGTAGAGAGCGACGACAAAGTTGAAGCTGTTCTTCATCTCCTTCGTAAACATTCTCCTCTCACTCTCAAACAGGTTTGTTTGCTAATTCATTAGCCCACTAGTCTTTTGGTTAATTTAGCTACTAGTTTATTTTTTATATATTGATTATTTTTTGGTACTCTATTGATTTTTGTTATTGTCGGGGTAATATTATTGCAGGAGAAGTTCTGTAACAGAGCTTGTGTCAGTAGATTCTTGAGAACAAAAGGAGACAATGTGAAGAGAGCAGCTAAACAGTTAAGATCTTGCCTTTCATGGAGATCTTCTCTTGGCATCGGTATATTTTCTCTCTCTCTTAACTTATTCATATATCCTTTCAAAAAACATTATTCATATAGTGTATGCACGTATATTTGCAGCCTTTATCAGTATATGATGTTCTTCTACGTGTATGTTAATATACATAAATACATGTATATTTATTTATTCGTGTACTAACACGCGTACGTTACATTTTCAGAGGTCCAAAGCTTTATTTAAATAAACGGTCAATTTTTAAAAACAATCAAAAGTGAGGATAAAAACATAAAGCTTAAAGTTAGCATGGTGTTGTAGTGTATAGATAGGTGATAGATTTGTTAGTGGCTATAGTTTTGATATTTGTATTTCTTTTGTGTGATTAGAACAGACGTTTCGTTGCTTTTTCTCGGGGTTTGATGTGTCCCATGTTGAACATCGAGCGTTAAAGTGAATATCCACTCATTATGACACCCACTTATTTTAACCTCTTCTGTTTAATTTTCAAGATTCTGGTTTACCTTTTTTTCTTTTGAAATTTATCATAAATATATTAACATGCTCCAGAGAGCTTGATCGCCGACGAGTTCACGGCGGAGCTAGCTGAAGGTCTTGCCTATGTCGCCGGTCTTGACGACGAGTGTAGACCCGTTTTGGTAACTTAATGTTTCTCACCTTTGTTTATCATTTATCCCCAAAAACCTAAATTAATACTTGTTTTCTCTTAGGTTTTCCGCATTAAACAAGATTATCAGAAGTTACATACGCAGAAACAGTAAGCATAAATCACCATATATACAAATTAAAACATCAAATATCAAATAAAAGAAATTCTCAAAATTAATCTGTATTGGTTTATTTTTATTTTTTTAAATAGGTTGATTCGCTTGGTGGTCTTTACATTGGAGGTGGCAATCTCAACCATGTCCAGGAACGTCGAAGAATTTGTCATCCTTTTCGATGCTAGTAAGTTCGATATCTATCTTTTGCTGTAGAAAATCTATTTAGGAAAACAATGTTTCTAAATAAAGGAGAAAAAGTGAAAATTTTCAAAAAAGTTTAAGTAACTATTTTGGTTTTGTCTTTTATCCTCAATGGTAATATTGTCACGGTGAGTGAATATGAAACACAAATGTCTATTTTTAACCAAAAGAAGCTTGGTAAAATTTGGGGACCGGAACATGTCGGAACTCCGGCAGGAAAGTACGATCTGAATTATCCGTAGTATCCCTGTTTAGTCTCGGTCACACGAATCATAGTCTCAAATTATTGAGGGTAGTATTGGCATTAGCTTATGTCAAGCTTCTACGGTAGTTGCAGTACTTCTCAAACACTGATAGTACTGTTCAGCTTTTCATTAAATGTTCCTCTTCTGATCCTATGTAACTCCTACGGTACACCTTCCATTTTTATTCATTAGTTTTTTTATTCAAGATTATCAAATATTGAACAAACAAACTTTCTATACTTGCGTTCATATTTTTTTCAGTCTTTGTAACAAAGGTATAATTCATTCTATACACTCGTTGATTGTGAATGGTTAGCTAATATTTTTTCTAACATTTTTGAAATTGCAGGTTTCTTCAAATCAGCATCAGCCTTTATGAACATACTTGTGACTACACTCAGAATAGTTGCAGAGTATTATCCTTGTCGACTTTTCAAAACATTCGTCATCGACCCTCCCTCTCTTTTCTCCTACCTCTGGAAGGTAGTTAATTTGACAATTGCATTACTATCATATACGAATAGTAAACTTAGATGTACATCTAACGTGACCGCATTTTTGAAAATTTGAATATAGTATAAGTCAAAGTGTTAGTTCACCTATCTAAAGTAACGTAAGTACGTAACATCAAGACTTTTAAGTTGAAGTCAGTGAAACTGATCCTCTACGTTCACGTGTAGGGCGTTCGTGCATTCATGGATCTGTCACCGACCACGACGATTGTATCGATGTTAGACTTCCAAGACTCGTATGACTACGACGACTTCTCTTCATCATACCCATCACGAGTCTCCTCCCTCCGTTTCGACAAGTCACCAACAAAACCAACGGACAAGATTAGCTCCTCCGCATCCTCTAGGTTCGCCTTCACCGTGTCCCGCGACGGCCTCGACACGGTCAAACCGTGGTGCCTCACTCTCACCGACACGTCTTCCTCGTCCAAACTCGGACACACGAGCGCGTACATATCACCGCTAAACGCGCGTTCTTTCTCCTTCGCGTCACCCGCGGCTAGGCGCGAGCCCATCGATGGACCAAGGAGAAGCTTTTTCGCTTCCACGCCGATGCCAGCTAGGACTAGCGACCGTCACTCTATCGGAACCCTCCGTGACCCGCGAATACCTCGTCCGTCTTTCTTCCAGTCTCCGGCGGTGTTTTTCCGGCGAGAGTCGCATGTTAGTAAAAGTGAGAAGCCGCGGGATACGTTCGTTCCTTTCCTCAAGTTCTATCGTAGACCGTACGATGAAATGACTTATAGGTCAAAGATGCGGCCCCCACTCGGTGGTCTTGTCTCTATTGTTTCTAGCCAGATCAGACGCCGCCACGTGTCTTTATCTCAAAGGTTCTAACTCATGAAGCTATCAACCAGTTAAAGAAGTACGTAGTATAGTATATAACTTTTGTTACCATTTTGTGGCCATTTTATTATAAGAGTTATCCATTATTGTTTGTTTCTATCATATGTATGTTTAGTTCGTCAAGATGTATTTCTAATAATTTTGATCAATTGTTTATTTATTCAGCAACCTTTTTTCTATTGGTTTGAGTTCTTCAACTATCTAAATTGTTCCAAACATTTTTGAACTTTCAATGCGTTGTATAAGTTTATGATTTGAATTTTAATACTTTAGCTTTTTTTGATACATGATTATAGTTAATAATTACTATGGCCACATTTCGGGATAAGCATGCAAAAAAGTCTTCGTTTTGAAGAAAAGACAACGTGGTCGTGACGGAGAATGGCTCTTTTGGGGAAATTCAAATGAGAAAATGCGATGTTGCCGTTGTTTCTTTATTCATACAAGTACCTACATGTGACCCCATTATTTACTAATCATAAAATAAATAAAAAGCAAACCGTTGACAAATAATCTTATAGTAGTAAAAAACTGAAAAGAAAGTGTAAGCAGTTAAAGTTTTTTCGTTTATTTTAGCTAAAAGACAAATAAAGAGACATTTGATGTTCTTAAATTCATTCACAAACCTTGTATGAGAAAGCTTTGAGCTACGTATATGCACTTTAATTGAAATATGTATACACATAACCCTTAGAATTTTTTACTTTGTTTCTTTGTCAAACCTACTTAGTTATTTATTCAGAATTAGTCCCAATGGAGGAGGACGTCGTAAAAAGCTTTGAGCTACATATATAAACTCAACCCTAGCATATAACTCTGTTTATTTGTCAAAACAATTTCAAATTTATCGCAAAAGGATTCAGATATGTAAATAAGGCATAGAGGTTATGGGTTTGACATTACTTTATTCAACTAGTTTCAATCTTTTGTTAGGAATATGTGTAAACTGAGTAAGTGTATACTGTTATAGTTTGATTGAAAAGGTCAAGGTGGACTTTCTTCTGTTTTGTAGTGGTTGTGTCTATTTGCATGGTGTTGCATTATAATATTAAGTGTACTATTGTAAGCAAAATTATACTATTAAGATACTTTTATATCATCATAGAGAAATGCGTATTATGTCTTGGAGCAATTGTCTTCATTGCATCAAGGTTTATTGAAAATCACATTTGTGAAGCGATATGACGTAACCTGGGTTAAGCATTTTCTTTTTGGAATTATGCATATGTATTTTTATCCAAGTATACTTATTTTTCATAAAGTTATATTAAAATGGCCTTACTTGCATAATTTTCGGGGTCATTTTCTTTTAGCTTAACTGTTGATATGTGTGTCTTCTTCGCATGGGGAAAATAATCTAAAGACAGATGAACAGTTTCTTTTTGTTACTCTTCTCGACTTTTATTCTTTGTCGATTTCTGCAGTAATGAGTTCTCATTTGTCCCTTTCGTTTGTTACTTTATGTAGTAATTTCCTAAAATTGATTTCTTCTTTTAAACGAAACTTATATCTTTGAAGTAAATCGATTTAGCTTGCAGACAAACTCATTAATTTTGTTAGTTTTGTGTTAATACCATTAGTTAAATGTTAGTTTTTCAGTAACTTTGTCTGCGATAAAAAAAAGTGAGAATTAATACTCCTTATCCGGAATTAACTAGAAACTTGAAATCCAAGTAATATTGGGAGCATCATATGGCGACTTTAACCAACCCCTAAGTTTCTTCTTGATTTAACATATATGCATTTTAATCTTGGAGTTTTTTTAGTTGATCAATTTATTTCTGAACAACAAAATATATCTTAAACTGAAGAGACTATGAACAAGATTAATTTATATTCCACAGTAACCGAAATTCTTGATAAAAAAAATAGTTGAAATAATCACAATATTAATTTATATTCCACACTAACCGAAACTTTTGATAAAAAAAATAGTTGAAATAATCGCAATATGTTATCTTTGTGGAAACTAATGATTAAAAATGTGAAACCATCATGAAACAAACCAAAGTTAGTGCTTTCTTTAAACTCCCAATTTTTCTCTTCTATGTTTTCTTCTCAGGACACATTTTCTATTTTTTTTTTGGTTCTCAGATGAAAAGCAGCACAAGCTTATATAGTTTCTATGGAAGAAAAAAAAAAGTTAGAAATGATCAAAAGCCTTATGGACTATTTAGATTTCTTTGAGACTGGCGACGACTTCTTCTTGGTCAAGGCATCTAATTCTCTTTCCTGTTGCTTCTTGAGGTATCTCTGCGCAGTTGCAGTCACAATCTGGCCGAAGAAATTCAAAAGCATCAGCCACACGACTCCATTCCACACCGATGCAAATGAAAGATCCCATTTCTTGACCTGAGAACCAACAAAACAATCATTTAACAATGCAACAAACGTTATTTGCCTTATTCAAGAGAAACAAGAATCTCTTACATTGATATCAGAAGTTACTGGAGGTGAAGCAACCAAGTACTTCTCCTTCATTAAGCGGAGTTTGGCTGCGAGCGCAGGCAACGCAGTAGCAAAACCAGGCACAAAGCTTAATATATATATCAGCTCGTTCTCTATCCAGTCAAGAAGCTGATTATTACATACACATATGATGAAGACCGTCTGCAAAACCGCAAGAGTTTGAGATCAATCCTAAAGGAACGTAAGGAAAGTGTTATGGAAACGCTCACAAACCTGTATATGCGTTTTGATGATTGCCTTTCCAATCAACGTTGCAAGGAAAAACTCCCAGAATGGTTTCTCAAATTGTCCACACATGATTCCAGCAAGGTCGAACAATGGGTTAGGAACCTGAGTTGTAAGGCACATTGCACCAAAAATCATAAATTTTCTGGAATCATAAGAAGCACTGAATTGTTCAGAAGGCGCATCAGAGACATACCGAAGCAAGAACCAGAATAGTGAAGAAGTTGAGGTATTGTGAGTGTGACAATAACCAGCCTTTGAGATGATTTAATCGTCTACCAATGAATCCACTACCGTCACCACCACATGTTTCCAGCTCTTCCATTTTTCCTCCGGAAAGACTTGCTGCAAAGAAGCCAAGAGTACTAGCCAATCAACATCAAGAATCTTTCATAAACAAAACATCCAAGTAAGTTTTGAGTTTTTTACCTGCCCTTGAGATAAAGTAAGGAGGGAGCTCTCCCAACGCTGTTCCTAAACCCCAAAGAACGGCCTCTATCTGAATCTGAGGCAATATGCTGCTAAGCGGAACTCCTGAAGAGAAAACTGGTGGGCCAAACTCGTTGCAAGGTTTATCAAGCCACGAAGGGCTTCTCTTCAGCTGGATTGTGTCGTATATCGCAGTCTTTAAATCAACACGACCGCATGTCATTGCTTTTATGGTGAACAAAGCAATGTGGGGACCCAAATAAAGAACAAACGTATGCAAACCAGATCCTGAAATCATCAAAAAGTATTGTTAGTATTCATCAAAACAATATCAGCCTTGAGGGTGTTTAAAACATAGTCTTACCAAGACCAATTGAGGATGCAACACCTAAGAAAATCCACCATAGCCCAAATCTAACGTACTCAGAGAGTTCTTCAAGGTGCTGCACGTGGAGAAAATAAATAGATATTACCATTTGTTTCATCTAAATAATGTAAATTCAAATAAAGAAGCTAATGAGCTAACAGCTAAGATCACAAGCAGAGTTTTATAACCACTCCCTTTGCCTAAAGCTATACACAGACAGAAAGAGTCTCAATCTATTTTACCTTGACGTGTGGGCCATCGAGGGTCACAAGCAGAGCTGAAACTACAGCAAAAACGATAGTAAAGAGCATAAACAAGCCGCCGTTTGCAAGGAGGTAGGAGGCAGATCTTCTAAGATAGAGAAAAACAGCAGCTACAAATAATCTAAAGGTCTTGAAAGGCTGCGAGGTCAATGTAAGTTTCTCTAGATCCTGTTGATGCTTTTCTCGCAAACCTGCCCAAAAAAAAAAAAAAACAAACACTCAAAACTCATGAATCAATTAAAAACACCAAAGGATCTCTCTCTGTCTATTCATATCAATTTGTATAATCATCTAAGAGTGCGCGCGCACACACAAACATCGACGAATCATATCGATCGGACCTAAAAGTTTCAAACTTTAGTCAATAAAATTGCTACATCGTTTAGACAAACACTCAAGCTCTAAGGATCAATGATCTCTGTCTAATCATAACAATCGGAATCAATGTAGCAAGTTTGAAACTTTAGGAAGGAGAACAAAGAAGAAGGGCACCTGAGATTGCAGGATTTGCAGAAGAAGCACGTTTTCCAGAACCCATCTTGCAATTTAGTCGAGTTCTACTGGGCTCTGATTCTACGAAGATTGATGAAGAGATGAAGACTGGGGTATCTTGGTGGAATTGAATCGAAATCAATGTCTCGATCTCGATGTGAAAGTTGCGTCTTCCTCTCCTGTGTTTACGGTGTGCGACCAAAACTCAGGTTCCAGTTATGTTGGGCGTGTTTAGTTTTTATAAATTTTAATATAATTTAACGGGCCGATGGGAATACATAATGGGCTTCGTTTAGGGCCCATTGGATTTACAACTTTAGAACCTCTTTTCTCTGTCAACTTTTTCTGAAGTCAACACTTTGTTTTCACTTCTTTCCTTTAGCGAAAATAACTGTATCCATTAAATTTGATTCGATTCCATCCGAAATTTTCGGATATCCGTAAACTTTCGAAACAAATCAAATACTAAAAATCAATATCCGTTAAAATCGAAGCAAATCACAAATATTAAAATTTTGGAAAGCGGATATCCGATCCGTCAATATATAAATACATGTATATCTTGATTATATTTAAAATTTTTAAAGTATAAAATTTTATAATTATTATTTTAACATATGATTTGATAAAGTTTATTCACATTATTACTTATATAAAAGTATTACATAAAAAAAAGAATACATTTATGACAATTATAATTTTTTTCTTAAGTTTTGTGTTAGTATAATTGTTAAGTAAGTTCAAAAAATTACAAAATATGTAGATTCACTATTTCTTTTAATTTTTATCATATATATCATGCAAAAAAAATGTTTTACAAAACAAATTTGTATCAAAATTTTAAGATTATTTGTATTAATCAAAATATATGAGATATCCGTAAGTATTTGTAAATATCTGCAAATATCTATTTATTTTCTAGATATCCGTTTTTCCGAATATCCGTATTTTTCAGAAGCAAAGTAAATCGAAAAATTAGATATGTATGACGTACGAAAGAAAATCACAAATACTCGAAAGTGATAACGTGTTCTGTCTTTAAAACCTCTTTGTCTGTATAGCTCCAGAGTTTCTCAGTTGGTTTTCTCAAATCAGCAATCTGGTCTCTTTGTGTCATTGTAAGAGAGGTGGCATGGAGGTTGAATTCAAAGCAATGCTCGACGATCTCGATGTTCTCGAGAAATCTCTCTCCGATCCGGCTCCGATCCACAAGGTGTTTGTCCTTTTGCTTCGGATCTCGTTTCATTAAACTATGGAATTGCGGTCTTTAATTCGAAAGAAACGAGCTCTCACATGCATTTGGTGTTCAAGTGATATAATTGTATTGATCTGCCTCTGGATTCTCCTAATTGCATTCATCGTTTATGTCAAAGCTTTCTTTTTTTTTTTTAACATGAAAGTATTATTTTCGGCTGTGCAGCTGCGATCACATGTTGAGAATCTAGCGGCTCTGTCTAAGTGTAACCCACAACGGCGTTCCAAAGTGAAGGTATGCGTTTATATAATTTGACAATTTTGTTCTAATTTATGTAATCAATGTCAAGGGGATCCTCTATTGCAGGAATTGAGTTCGGAAGTGGTAGATAGTAATCCTTACAGTAGGCTTATGGCACTACAGAGGATGGGTATTGTGGAGAACTACGAGAGGATAAGAGAGTTTTCAGTTGCCATTGTTGTATGTATCCCTCTTCCTCTCTCTTTTTTTTCCATGTTTTTTTTTCTGTTCATAGGTAGCTATACAATTTCTATGCAATACAATTTCTATGTAGCTATGGTTGTTTGAAAGACTTTACTTAACAGGGCATTGGTGGTGTTGGAAGTGTTGCTGCTGAAATGCTGAC
Proteins encoded:
- the LOC106310140 gene encoding uncharacterized protein LOC106310140, with translation MGKKEQKDHSTVESDDKVEAVLHLLRKHSPLTLKQEKFCNRACVSRFLRTKGDNVKRAAKQLRSCLSWRSSLGIESLIADEFTAELAEGLAYVAGLDDECRPVLVFRIKQDYQKLHTQKQLIRLVVFTLEVAISTMSRNVEEFVILFDASFFKSASAFMNILVTTLRIVAEYYPCRLFKTFVIDPPSLFSYLWKGVRAFMDLSPTTTIVSMLDFQDSYDYDDFSSSYPSRVSSLRFDKSPTKPTDKISSSASSRFAFTVSRDGLDTVKPWCLTLTDTSSSSKLGHTSAYISPLNARSFSFASPAARREPIDGPRRSFFASTPMPARTSDRHSIGTLRDPRIPRPSFFQSPAVFFRRESHVSKSEKPRDTFVPFLKFYRRPYDEMTYRSKMRPPLGGLVSIVSSQIRRRHVSLSQRF
- the LOC106309550 gene encoding vacuole membrane protein KMS2; this encodes MGSGKRASSANPAISGLREKHQQDLEKLTLTSQPFKTFRLFVAAVFLYLRRSASYLLANGGLFMLFTIVFAVVSALLVTLDGPHVKHLEELSEYVRFGLWWIFLGVASSIGLGSGLHTFVLYLGPHIALFTIKAMTCGRVDLKTAIYDTIQLKRSPSWLDKPCNEFGPPVFSSGVPLSSILPQIQIEAVLWGLGTALGELPPYFISRAASLSGGKMEELETCGGDGSGFIGRRLNHLKGWLLSHSQYLNFFTILVLASVPNPLFDLAGIMCGQFEKPFWEFFLATLIGKAIIKTHIQTVFIICVCNNQLLDWIENELIYILSFVPGFATALPALAAKLRLMKEKYLVASPPVTSDINVKKWDLSFASVWNGVVWLMLLNFFGQIVTATAQRYLKKQQERELDALTKKKSSPVSKKSK